In Leptolyngbya subtilissima AS-A7, the sequence TCCAGTGCCGGAAAACCTTACCGCTGCCCAGTACCAGAATCTAGATTACTGGTGTAATGAGCTAGAGATTACCGATGGCGACATCATTTTAGACTGTGGTTGTGGCTGGGGAACCCTACTTGACTATTTAAGCCCTCGTGTCAATGTCACCTACATCGGCATCACCATTTCAGAGGTGCAACTCGACTATTGCCGTAGCACTTTCCAAGAATTTGAGAACGCCTATTTCTACAACCATAGCTACCACAATCGGTATCAGGATATTCTGGCCGCATCTGGTGTAGATCACATCAAAAAATGCATCTTCCTGGAAACTATTGAACATGGCGGCACCAGAAATTGGCCAAATATTCTCAAAAATGTCCGGGAAGTGATCAGTCCCGACGGTCTCTTGGGAATCCAAACGATTGGCGCTGATCATCCCAATTTGGTCTGCGATCCTTATGTCAATCGCTATATTTTTCCCCACGCTTCTCTCGGTTCCCCCTCAGAACTGGGGCGAGCCATTGAGAGCGACCGCCAATTCGTCAAATGCAAAGAACACAATATTGCCCATCACTATCCAGCCACGTTGCGAGCCTGGAATCACCTTTTCCAACAAAACTGGGAAGAGATTCAGCCTTATATCCAATCCATCCTTAATTTGACTCCGTTTCAAACGCTGGATGAGTGGAAGCGCCATTGGGAATTTTACCTTTTACTCTGTGCAGGAGCTTTCGTGGCCGGAACCTATCCCCAGGTCTATCAACTGACGGCAAAACCCAATTTCTTTAGCAAATTCTAGGCGTTCTGCTAGGGAAAGCTCCAGAGACTGGCAAAACGCAACAGCGCCCCTCTTGCGAGGAGCGCTGTTGTGCTAATCAATCAGTGGGGTAGTCGTCGAGGACTAGCCGATGATTTCAGGCGCCTCAGCGGTAGCGAGGTCGAGGGGGAAGTTGTGAGCATTGCGCTCGTGCATCACTTCCATACCCAGGTTCGCCCGGTTGATGACGTCAGCCCAGGTGCCAATCACGCGACCCTGAGAATC encodes:
- a CDS encoding class I SAM-dependent methyltransferase; its protein translation is MSSSLHFDLNPITFATAEDDRLRQQLLNQGIQVLTEQEALQGSRPWDIICQDDQRETVLHQLKTFKTLGLGNTYIQGLWRCDQIDLLSERLFALNPAAKTNALLFDLPNSPYLVIEQLLYKFFNLSLLRQNDVAKSHYDLPTELYEGFLGESMKYTTGDWTGLDPVPENLTAAQYQNLDYWCNELEITDGDIILDCGCGWGTLLDYLSPRVNVTYIGITISEVQLDYCRSTFQEFENAYFYNHSYHNRYQDILAASGVDHIKKCIFLETIEHGGTRNWPNILKNVREVISPDGLLGIQTIGADHPNLVCDPYVNRYIFPHASLGSPSELGRAIESDRQFVKCKEHNIAHHYPATLRAWNHLFQQNWEEIQPYIQSILNLTPFQTLDEWKRHWEFYLLLCAGAFVAGTYPQVYQLTAKPNFFSKF